One genomic segment of Arthrobacter sp. Marseille-P9274 includes these proteins:
- a CDS encoding MOSC domain-containing protein, which produces MTHGSLLAVCRVHALKPDESNVGITAIDKRPVAGPVAVHELGLRADVQADRKNHGGELKALYAYSAEDAAQWAEELGRDIPAGLFGENLRTEGLPVSGALVGERWRIGEAVTVTVTMPRIPCATFGRHMDQPQWAKRFLARGLPGAYLKVDTVGAIAAGDRVEVLSRPTHGVTVADVSGGLGLEQARALLESENDGEITLGGNVVRAVRRALKRAEAGAPATAP; this is translated from the coding sequence ATGACTCACGGATCCCTGCTCGCCGTCTGCCGCGTCCACGCGCTCAAACCCGACGAGAGCAACGTGGGAATCACCGCGATCGACAAGCGCCCGGTGGCCGGCCCGGTGGCGGTCCACGAACTCGGCCTGCGCGCCGACGTCCAGGCCGACAGGAAGAACCACGGCGGGGAGCTGAAGGCGCTCTACGCCTACTCCGCCGAAGACGCCGCGCAGTGGGCCGAGGAGCTCGGCCGGGACATCCCCGCCGGACTCTTCGGCGAGAACCTGAGGACCGAGGGGCTGCCGGTCAGCGGCGCGCTGGTGGGGGAGCGGTGGCGGATCGGCGAGGCCGTGACGGTGACGGTGACCATGCCGCGCATCCCGTGCGCCACCTTCGGCCGCCACATGGACCAGCCGCAGTGGGCCAAGCGCTTCCTGGCCCGGGGCCTGCCCGGGGCCTACCTGAAGGTCGACACGGTCGGAGCGATCGCCGCCGGGGACCGCGTCGAGGTGCTGTCCCGCCCGACGCACGGGGTGACGGTGGCGGACGTCTCCGGCGGGCTGGGCCTGGAGCAGGCGCGGGCGCTGCTGGAGTCGGAGAACGACGGCGAAATCACCCTGGGCGGCAACGTTGTCCGGGCGGTGCGTCGGGCGCTTAAGCGGGCGGAGGCCGGGGCTCCGGCGACAGCGCCGTAA
- a CDS encoding DNA-3-methyladenine glycosylase, which translates to MPPLTASAAPRADAVAELMLPAGYDLAGTLGVLARGKQDPTIRFTHDGVWLAYAAAEGLVSLRLAARRGAQGTAVEARLWGPGADSALAGLPRLLGAEDDWSAFDDPGFQATLPLLVSRPRRLHSGLRLPATGRMVDALVPAVLEQKITTIEARYSWRYLVSRHGTPAPGPAPAGLKAAPSAAQWRRIPSWEWHRAGVDSKRSGTILRLCGAASGLERLAASEPGDELAAKLCSIPGIGPWTAAETTQRTHGDPDSVSVGDFHLASFVGYALTGRKTDDAGMLELLEPWRGHRQRVVRMLVLSGFRKPAFGPRLAPQDHRFH; encoded by the coding sequence ATGCCCCCGTTGACCGCTTCCGCCGCCCCGCGCGCCGATGCGGTCGCCGAGCTGATGCTGCCGGCCGGCTATGACCTGGCGGGCACCCTGGGCGTCCTGGCCCGCGGCAAGCAGGACCCCACCATCCGGTTTACGCACGACGGCGTGTGGCTGGCATACGCGGCGGCGGAGGGTCTGGTGTCGCTGCGGTTGGCGGCCCGGCGCGGCGCGCAGGGCACCGCCGTCGAGGCCAGGCTCTGGGGCCCCGGGGCGGACTCCGCGCTGGCCGGACTCCCCCGGCTGCTCGGCGCCGAGGACGACTGGAGCGCCTTCGACGACCCCGGCTTCCAGGCCACGCTCCCGCTGCTTGTGTCCCGCCCGAGGCGGCTGCATTCCGGACTCCGGCTGCCCGCCACCGGCCGGATGGTCGACGCGCTGGTGCCGGCGGTGCTGGAGCAGAAGATCACCACGATCGAGGCCCGCTACTCGTGGCGCTACCTGGTCAGCCGGCACGGCACGCCCGCGCCCGGTCCCGCTCCCGCCGGCCTGAAGGCGGCTCCTTCCGCCGCGCAGTGGCGCAGGATCCCCTCGTGGGAATGGCACCGTGCGGGCGTGGATTCAAAGCGTTCGGGCACCATCCTGCGCCTGTGCGGCGCGGCGTCCGGGCTGGAACGGCTCGCCGCCTCAGAGCCCGGCGATGAACTGGCCGCCAAGCTGTGCTCGATTCCCGGAATCGGCCCCTGGACCGCGGCCGAGACCACCCAGCGAACCCACGGGGATCCGGACTCGGTCTCGGTCGGCGACTTCCACCTCGCCTCCTTCGTCGGCTACGCCCTGACCGGGCGCAAGACGGACGACGCCGGCATGCTGGAACTGCTGGAACCGTGGCGCGGCCACCGCCAGCGCGTGGTGCGGATGCTTGTGCTCAGCGGCTTCCGCAAGCCTGCCTTCGGACCGCGGTTGGCCCCGCAGGACCACCGCTTCCATTAG
- a CDS encoding YajQ family cyclic di-GMP-binding protein — protein MASESSFDVVNKVDKQEVANALNQAQKELAQRYDFKGVGAEVDFSGEKILMKANSEERVKAVLDVLQSKLVKRGISLKSLDAGEPFASGKEYRIEAGIKEGIAQDQAKKINKIIRDEGPKGVKSQIQGDELRVSSKSRDDLQEVINLLKSSDLDVDLQFINYR, from the coding sequence ATGGCCAGCGAATCATCGTTCGACGTCGTCAACAAGGTCGACAAGCAGGAAGTCGCCAACGCCCTGAACCAGGCGCAGAAGGAATTGGCACAGCGCTACGATTTCAAGGGAGTCGGCGCCGAAGTCGATTTCAGCGGCGAGAAGATCCTGATGAAGGCCAACTCCGAGGAACGCGTGAAGGCTGTCCTTGACGTCCTGCAGTCCAAGCTCGTCAAGCGCGGCATCTCGCTGAAATCCCTCGATGCGGGCGAGCCCTTCGCTTCCGGCAAGGAATACCGGATCGAAGCGGGCATCAAGGAAGGCATCGCACAGGACCAGGCCAAGAAAATCAACAAGATCATCCGCGACGAGGGCCCCAAGGGCGTAAAGTCGCAGATCCAGGGTGACGAGCTGCGGGTCAGCTCAAAGTCCCGGGACGATCTCCAGGAAGTCATCAATCTGCTGAAGTCCTCCGACCTGGACGTCGACCTCCAGTTCATCAACTACCGCTAG
- a CDS encoding histidine phosphatase family protein: protein MRLLLIRHGQTPSNIKGLLDTAVPGPELTRLGHEQARALPVALAEEPIEALYASTAIRTQLTASPLAGSMRLDVGIRDGLREISAGEYEMLGDGESIAVYLRTVFAWTAGELDRRMPGGPDGFETFGRFDDVVAEAEAEGLGTVALFSHGAMIRSWAGARAKNLDAEFAARNILSNTGVVVLEGSGSEWEAVTWMGEAVGGPAVEDFQADGPAGDSAAAVMEPDGGR, encoded by the coding sequence ATGAGGCTGCTGTTGATCCGCCACGGCCAGACGCCGTCCAACATCAAGGGCCTGCTGGACACCGCCGTTCCCGGGCCGGAGCTGACCCGACTGGGCCATGAGCAGGCCCGCGCGCTGCCGGTGGCCCTCGCGGAGGAACCGATCGAGGCGCTGTATGCCTCGACGGCGATCAGGACGCAGCTGACTGCTTCGCCGCTGGCTGGGTCCATGCGCCTGGATGTTGGAATCCGGGACGGGCTGCGGGAGATCTCCGCCGGGGAGTACGAAATGCTTGGCGATGGCGAATCGATCGCCGTCTATCTGCGCACTGTTTTCGCCTGGACGGCCGGGGAGCTGGACCGGAGAATGCCCGGCGGACCGGACGGCTTTGAAACGTTCGGCCGGTTCGACGACGTAGTCGCCGAGGCGGAAGCCGAGGGACTGGGAACGGTGGCCCTCTTCAGCCACGGGGCGATGATCCGCAGCTGGGCAGGCGCCCGCGCGAAGAACCTCGATGCGGAGTTTGCCGCCCGCAACATCCTCAGCAACACCGGCGTCGTTGTGCTAGAAGGATCGGGCAGCGAGTGGGAAGCCGTGACCTGGATGGGTGAGGCCGTGGGCGGTCCGGCTGTCGAGGACTTCCAGGCCGATGGGCCCGCCGGTGATTCCGCAGCCGCGGTCATGGAACCGGACGGCGGCCGCTAG
- a CDS encoding cystathionine beta-synthase, with protein sequence MKYANSVLDLIGNTPLVKLNKVTEGIAATVLAKVEYFNPGGSIKDRIAVKMLEAAEQDGRLKPGGTVIEPTSGNTGVGLALVAQQKGYKSIFVTPDKVGVEKRDVLKAYGAEVVVTPTAVAPDSPESYYGVSDRLVREIDGGYKPDQFSNPTAPLSHYETTGPEIWRDTDGKVTHVVIGAGTGGTITGTGRYLKEVSADRPTGPVKIIGADPEGSVYSGGTGRPYFVEGVGEDMWPGNYDKSVPDDVLAVNDAESFAMTRRLAKEEGLLVGGSSGMAVVAALRVAKDLGPDDVVVVILPDSGRGYLAKIFNDEWMRSYGFIAAGEEATVGEILNGKNGRMPELVHTHPTESVRDVVAIMNEYGVSTLPVFSQEPPVVMGEVLGSVDERTLTAQLFKGEAKLTDKIGDHMGATMPLIGALDSLSAAREKLQTHNALLVTLEGAPVGVLTRHDLLTYLTS encoded by the coding sequence ATGAAGTATGCCAATTCTGTCCTGGACCTGATCGGAAACACCCCGCTGGTCAAACTCAACAAAGTGACCGAGGGGATCGCCGCCACCGTCCTGGCGAAGGTTGAATACTTCAACCCCGGCGGCTCCATCAAGGACCGGATCGCGGTCAAGATGCTGGAAGCGGCCGAGCAGGACGGCCGGCTCAAGCCCGGCGGCACCGTGATCGAACCCACCAGCGGCAACACCGGCGTCGGCCTGGCGCTGGTGGCGCAGCAGAAGGGCTACAAGTCCATCTTCGTCACGCCGGACAAGGTCGGGGTGGAGAAGCGGGACGTGCTCAAGGCCTACGGCGCCGAAGTCGTGGTCACGCCCACCGCGGTGGCCCCTGACAGCCCCGAGTCCTACTACGGCGTCTCGGACCGCCTGGTGCGCGAGATCGACGGCGGCTACAAGCCGGACCAGTTCTCCAACCCCACGGCACCGCTGAGCCACTATGAGACCACGGGCCCGGAGATCTGGCGCGACACCGACGGCAAGGTCACGCACGTGGTGATCGGCGCAGGAACCGGCGGAACCATCACGGGAACCGGCCGCTACCTGAAGGAAGTCTCGGCGGACCGTCCGACCGGCCCGGTGAAGATCATCGGGGCGGACCCGGAAGGCTCCGTGTACTCCGGCGGCACCGGGCGCCCCTACTTCGTCGAGGGCGTCGGCGAGGACATGTGGCCGGGCAACTACGACAAGTCCGTGCCGGACGACGTGCTGGCCGTCAACGACGCCGAGTCCTTCGCGATGACCCGCCGGCTGGCCAAGGAGGAAGGGCTGCTCGTCGGCGGATCCTCGGGCATGGCCGTGGTGGCCGCGCTGCGCGTGGCCAAGGACCTGGGTCCGGACGACGTCGTCGTGGTGATCCTGCCGGACTCCGGCCGCGGCTACCTGGCCAAGATCTTCAACGACGAGTGGATGCGCTCCTACGGCTTCATCGCCGCGGGCGAGGAAGCCACGGTCGGAGAGATCCTCAATGGCAAGAACGGCCGGATGCCCGAGCTGGTCCACACCCACCCGACCGAGTCCGTCCGCGACGTCGTCGCAATCATGAACGAATACGGTGTTTCCACGCTGCCGGTGTTCTCGCAGGAGCCGCCGGTAGTGATGGGCGAGGTCCTCGGCTCCGTCGACGAGCGCACGCTGACCGCCCAGCTGTTCAAGGGCGAAGCCAAGCTGACGGACAAGATCGGGGACCACATGGGTGCGACCATGCCGCTCATCGGCGCCCTCGATTCGCTGTCGGCCGCGCGGGAAAAGCTGCAGACCCACAACGCGCTGCTGGTGACCCTCGAGGGCGCACCGGTGGGCGTGCTGACCCGCCACGACCTGCTGACCTATCTGACGAGCTGA
- a CDS encoding transglycosylase domain-containing protein — protein MGRKNTASTSLGELMESAPVGYAEPDRTWRRRVAVWAGAVAVVALSVGTLVAPGAVAVAAGANSLVNLWEELPSDVPLERSLPQHTVLLDNKGKEFARFYSENRIDVELKNVSQTFRDTLIGTEDVRFYEHYGVDPYGVTRALVNNAVSSNTQGASTLTQQLVQNIMVNNARDEAEQSVATGDTYNAKIRESKYAVHLEQTLTKDEILKMYVNAVYFGNRAYGIEAAARIYFNTTAAKLNLQQSALLVGLLKGPGVYDPFLHPEAATSRRNTVLGVLENNGTVTAAEADAARKAPLELERGTVPSSCGDSEYPFYCELVREEILENRAFGATPEERADRLSRGGMILTTGLDRQAMDAGRKAVTKALGDKNRAALGVAVVEPGTGHIAAVTQNRGWGQGKGKTQVVFAKSEFQVGSSMKPIVLGAALSEGVPASQRYNSSGPYYSPTLDDPAEGFHNYGFTNYGNIDAYEAIRKSVNVYFVKLIERTGVIDVAKFAETLGITSIPTDSLSGHEASLALGAYEVSPLEMANAYASFVSGGVVCNPVTITGAVRSDNGEELPVPDTDCHQGIDPGVADTVADALKEPFKSGGTLSGLGKPKGREAGAKTGTTNDFSANWIVGLTPQFSTAVWLGDPRGGGQYPLDEVDAYGTTYYDLTGAEVAGPVWKATMEGALKGKSAEPLPDAASVGLGMQTDKSIPDVRGMKVDEAITVLLRNNLTPVVNEETAKANPLQPPGVVVAQTPRAGGSLRYRQEVSITLSDGSDTAISVPDNG, from the coding sequence ATGGGGCGAAAGAACACGGCTTCGACGAGCCTGGGTGAACTCATGGAGTCGGCCCCGGTTGGCTACGCGGAGCCGGACCGGACGTGGCGGCGCCGTGTGGCCGTGTGGGCCGGCGCCGTGGCGGTGGTGGCCCTGAGCGTAGGGACGCTTGTGGCTCCGGGAGCCGTAGCCGTCGCCGCCGGGGCGAACTCGCTGGTGAACTTATGGGAAGAACTGCCCTCCGACGTCCCGCTGGAGCGGTCCCTGCCGCAGCACACGGTGCTGCTCGACAATAAGGGCAAGGAGTTCGCCCGCTTCTACAGCGAGAACCGCATCGACGTCGAACTGAAAAACGTTTCCCAGACGTTCCGCGACACTCTCATCGGCACCGAAGACGTGCGCTTCTACGAGCACTATGGTGTCGACCCCTACGGAGTGACCCGGGCCCTGGTCAACAACGCGGTCTCCAGCAACACGCAGGGCGCGTCGACCCTGACCCAGCAGTTGGTCCAGAACATCATGGTCAACAACGCCCGGGATGAGGCCGAGCAGTCGGTTGCCACGGGCGATACCTACAACGCCAAAATCCGCGAGTCCAAGTACGCCGTGCATCTTGAGCAGACGCTCACCAAGGACGAGATCCTCAAGATGTATGTCAACGCCGTCTACTTCGGAAACCGCGCCTACGGCATCGAAGCCGCAGCCCGCATCTACTTCAACACCACCGCCGCGAAGCTGAACCTCCAGCAGTCCGCGCTGCTCGTGGGACTCCTCAAAGGGCCGGGCGTCTATGACCCGTTCCTGCATCCCGAAGCAGCCACGTCGCGCCGCAACACGGTGCTGGGTGTGCTGGAGAACAACGGCACGGTCACGGCCGCCGAGGCGGATGCCGCGCGGAAGGCTCCGCTGGAACTTGAGCGGGGTACGGTGCCTTCGAGCTGCGGTGATTCGGAGTACCCGTTCTACTGCGAACTGGTGCGCGAAGAGATCCTCGAGAACCGGGCATTCGGTGCCACCCCCGAGGAGCGGGCGGACCGCCTCTCCCGCGGCGGCATGATCCTGACCACCGGGCTGGACCGCCAGGCGATGGACGCCGGGCGCAAAGCGGTCACCAAGGCACTTGGGGACAAGAACCGTGCCGCGCTGGGGGTGGCCGTCGTCGAACCCGGAACCGGACACATCGCCGCCGTGACGCAGAACCGCGGCTGGGGCCAGGGCAAAGGCAAGACGCAGGTTGTCTTCGCCAAGAGCGAGTTCCAGGTGGGGTCCTCGATGAAGCCGATCGTGCTCGGCGCCGCACTGAGCGAGGGCGTCCCGGCGTCGCAGCGCTACAACTCCAGCGGCCCGTACTATTCCCCGACCCTGGACGACCCCGCGGAGGGATTCCACAACTACGGCTTCACGAATTACGGCAATATCGACGCCTACGAGGCCATCCGGAAATCGGTGAATGTCTACTTCGTCAAGCTGATCGAGAGGACCGGGGTGATCGACGTGGCCAAGTTCGCCGAGACCCTCGGCATCACCTCGATTCCCACGGACAGCCTGAGCGGCCACGAGGCCTCGCTGGCGCTGGGCGCCTATGAAGTGTCGCCGCTGGAAATGGCCAACGCCTACGCCTCCTTCGTCAGCGGCGGTGTGGTCTGCAACCCCGTGACCATCACAGGTGCAGTCCGCAGCGACAACGGCGAGGAACTCCCGGTGCCGGACACCGACTGCCACCAGGGGATTGATCCCGGCGTGGCCGACACGGTGGCCGATGCGCTCAAGGAGCCGTTCAAGTCCGGCGGCACCCTCAGCGGGCTCGGCAAGCCAAAGGGCCGCGAGGCGGGCGCCAAGACGGGCACGACCAACGATTTCTCGGCCAACTGGATCGTGGGCCTTACGCCGCAGTTCTCCACCGCGGTCTGGCTTGGAGACCCGCGCGGCGGCGGGCAGTACCCGCTGGACGAGGTGGATGCCTATGGCACGACGTATTACGACCTGACGGGCGCCGAGGTGGCCGGCCCCGTCTGGAAGGCGACCATGGAGGGGGCGCTGAAGGGGAAGTCGGCGGAGCCGCTTCCGGACGCGGCGTCGGTGGGCCTCGGGATGCAGACCGACAAGTCCATTCCCGACGTCCGGGGCATGAAGGTGGACGAGGCCATCACCGTACTGCTGCGGAACAACCTGACTCCCGTGGTGAACGAGGAAACGGCCAAAGCCAATCCGCTCCAGCCGCCGGGTGTGGTTGTGGCGCAGACTCCGCGTGCCGGAGGATCACTGCGGTACCGTCAGGAAGTGTCGATCACGCTGAGCGACGGCAGCGATACCGCGATCAGCGTCCCGGACAACGGCTAG
- a CDS encoding NADPH-dependent 2,4-dienoyl-CoA reductase, whose protein sequence is MTGPYPRLLEPLDLGFTTLPNRVLMGSMHTGLEERPGGFERLAAFYTERVRGGVGLIVTGGFSPNEAGRLAPGGAMLSTPAEAAQHRTITHAVHAAGGRIALQLLHAGRYAAHPDLVAPSAEQAPISPFTPRELGPAEVEQTIEDFAQAAWLAQSAGYDGVEIMGSEGYLINEFITARTNRRTDAWGGDYGSRIRFPLEIIRRTRDRVGTDFILIYRLSMLDLVEGGSSLAEVIELAQGVEAAGATLINTGIGWHEARIPTIATSVPRAGFAWVTKQLMGRTRLPLVATNRINTPETAEQVLADGCADLVSMARPLLADPAFVLKASRRAADEINTCIACNQACLDHTFVGKVSSCLVNPRAGHETELLLVPAEEKKRLAVVGAGPAGLGFALAAAERGHRVTLFEAADAIGGQFKLAAQIPGKEEFRETLRYFRRQLELGGIDLRLNTRATAEALQAEGFGEVVLAAGVLPRLPDIEGLDHPSVLGYTDVLLGRKPVGGTVAILGAGGIGFDVAHFLTEADPSEALDPGIFCAAWGIDPHYAKAGGLSRPEPRPPARRTYLLQRKNSKIGAGLGKTTGWIHRAELKAKDVTMIPGVTYRKIDDGGLHFSVDGTDRVLAVDTVVLCTGQESRRELLPDLEAAGLKVHLIGGADVAAELDAKRAIDQAVRLAAVI, encoded by the coding sequence GTGACCGGTCCGTATCCCCGCCTGCTGGAACCCCTCGACCTCGGCTTCACCACGCTGCCCAACCGTGTGCTGATGGGTTCCATGCATACCGGCCTGGAGGAACGGCCGGGCGGATTCGAGCGGCTGGCCGCGTTCTACACCGAACGCGTGCGCGGCGGCGTCGGCCTGATCGTCACCGGCGGCTTCTCGCCGAACGAGGCCGGCCGGCTGGCACCCGGCGGGGCCATGCTGTCTACGCCGGCCGAGGCCGCGCAGCACCGGACGATCACGCACGCGGTGCATGCCGCCGGCGGCAGGATCGCCCTCCAGCTCCTGCATGCCGGGCGCTATGCCGCCCACCCGGACCTGGTGGCTCCGAGTGCGGAGCAGGCCCCGATCAGTCCCTTCACGCCGAGGGAACTGGGACCCGCCGAGGTCGAGCAGACCATCGAGGACTTCGCCCAGGCGGCCTGGCTGGCGCAATCGGCCGGGTATGACGGCGTCGAGATCATGGGCAGCGAAGGCTACCTGATCAACGAGTTCATCACCGCCCGGACCAACCGGCGCACCGACGCCTGGGGCGGGGACTACGGCAGCCGCATCCGTTTCCCGCTCGAGATCATCCGCCGCACCCGGGACCGCGTAGGGACGGACTTCATCCTGATCTACCGCCTGTCGATGCTGGACCTGGTCGAGGGCGGTTCCTCGCTGGCGGAGGTCATCGAGCTGGCGCAAGGCGTGGAGGCGGCGGGGGCCACCCTCATTAATACCGGCATCGGCTGGCACGAGGCGCGCATACCAACCATCGCCACATCCGTTCCGCGGGCCGGCTTCGCCTGGGTCACCAAGCAGCTAATGGGGCGGACCCGCCTGCCCCTGGTCGCGACCAACCGAATCAACACCCCGGAGACCGCAGAGCAGGTGCTCGCCGACGGCTGCGCGGACCTGGTCTCGATGGCACGTCCGCTGCTGGCGGACCCTGCCTTCGTGCTCAAGGCCTCGCGCCGTGCGGCCGATGAGATCAACACGTGCATCGCCTGCAACCAGGCGTGCTTGGACCACACGTTCGTCGGCAAGGTGAGCTCCTGCCTGGTGAATCCGCGCGCCGGGCACGAAACCGAGCTGCTCCTGGTGCCGGCCGAGGAGAAGAAGAGGCTCGCCGTGGTGGGTGCCGGTCCGGCGGGCCTGGGCTTCGCGCTCGCCGCCGCCGAGCGCGGGCACCGGGTCACGCTCTTCGAGGCGGCTGATGCGATCGGCGGGCAGTTCAAACTAGCCGCGCAGATTCCCGGGAAGGAGGAGTTCCGCGAGACCCTCCGGTATTTCCGGCGGCAGCTGGAACTCGGCGGGATCGACCTGCGGCTGAATACGCGCGCGACGGCCGAGGCCCTGCAGGCCGAGGGGTTCGGCGAGGTCGTCCTGGCCGCGGGCGTGCTGCCGCGGCTGCCCGACATCGAGGGTCTGGACCATCCCTCCGTCCTGGGCTACACCGATGTGCTGCTGGGCAGGAAACCGGTCGGCGGCACGGTGGCCATCCTCGGCGCCGGCGGCATCGGCTTCGACGTCGCGCACTTCCTCACGGAGGCCGACCCCAGCGAGGCACTGGATCCCGGAATCTTCTGTGCGGCGTGGGGGATCGACCCGCACTACGCCAAGGCCGGGGGGCTGTCCCGGCCCGAGCCGCGGCCACCGGCCCGCAGGACCTACCTGCTGCAGCGGAAAAACAGCAAGATCGGAGCCGGCCTGGGCAAGACCACGGGCTGGATCCACCGGGCGGAGCTGAAGGCAAAGGACGTGACCATGATCCCGGGCGTGACGTACCGGAAGATCGACGACGGCGGACTCCACTTCAGCGTCGACGGTACCGACCGCGTACTCGCCGTCGATACGGTGGTGCTCTGCACCGGCCAGGAATCCCGCCGCGAGCTGCTGCCGGACCTCGAGGCCGCCGGCCTGAAGGTCCACCTGATCGGCGGTGCCGACGTGGCCGCCGAGCTGGACGCCAAACGCGCCATCGACCAGGCGGTCCGGCT
- a CDS encoding cystathionine gamma-synthase: MTAENTGGFNTRAIHAGQAFEPRTGAVVPPVHFSSTYAQDGIGGLREGYEYGRGTNPTRDALQEQLAALEGAKYAYSFSSGLAAEDGLIRALMAPGDHIVLGNDAYGGTYRLINRVLGPWGIGHTVVDMADQARVAEAVKANKTRFVWVETPSNPMMKVTDIEALAKVAHDAGALLVVDNTFASPYLQNPLALGADIVVHSTTKYIGGHSDVIGGAVALNDDELAEKVGFVQFAVGAVSGPLDAFLTTRGLKTLGVRMDRHSSNAQAVAEWLQGRPEVEAVYYPGLPDHPGHELAKKQMRRFGGMVSVSFNGGEAAARKIAESTRVFTLAESLGGIESLVNYPSQMTHASVKGTELAVPENLIRLSVGIEDVEDLIADLEQAFANL, translated from the coding sequence ATGACTGCAGAGAACACCGGCGGCTTCAACACCCGCGCCATCCACGCCGGACAGGCCTTCGAACCGCGCACCGGCGCGGTCGTTCCGCCCGTCCACTTCAGCTCCACCTACGCCCAGGACGGCATCGGCGGACTGCGTGAGGGCTACGAGTACGGCCGCGGCACCAACCCCACCCGCGATGCGCTCCAGGAGCAGCTGGCCGCCCTCGAGGGCGCCAAGTACGCCTACTCCTTCTCCTCCGGCCTCGCCGCGGAAGACGGCCTGATCCGCGCCCTGATGGCGCCGGGCGACCACATCGTGCTGGGCAACGATGCCTACGGCGGAACCTACCGCCTGATCAACCGCGTGCTCGGCCCGTGGGGCATCGGCCACACCGTCGTCGACATGGCGGACCAGGCGCGCGTGGCCGAAGCGGTGAAGGCCAACAAGACCCGCTTCGTCTGGGTGGAGACCCCGTCCAACCCGATGATGAAGGTCACCGACATCGAGGCCCTCGCCAAGGTGGCGCACGACGCCGGAGCGCTGCTGGTCGTGGACAACACCTTCGCCTCGCCGTACCTGCAGAACCCGCTGGCCCTCGGCGCCGATATCGTGGTCCACTCCACCACCAAGTACATCGGCGGGCATTCGGACGTGATCGGCGGCGCCGTGGCGCTGAACGACGACGAACTGGCCGAGAAGGTCGGCTTCGTCCAGTTTGCCGTGGGCGCGGTCTCCGGCCCGCTCGATGCGTTCCTGACCACGCGCGGCCTGAAGACCCTCGGCGTCCGCATGGACCGGCACTCGTCCAATGCGCAGGCCGTCGCCGAATGGCTGCAGGGCCGGCCCGAGGTGGAAGCCGTCTACTACCCGGGCCTGCCCGACCATCCGGGCCACGAGCTGGCCAAGAAGCAGATGCGCCGCTTCGGCGGAATGGTGTCCGTCTCCTTCAACGGAGGAGAGGCCGCCGCCCGCAAGATCGCCGAATCGACCCGCGTGTTCACGCTGGCCGAGTCCCTCGGCGGCATCGAGTCGCTGGTCAACTACCCGTCCCAGATGACGCACGCGTCCGTCAAGGGCACCGAGCTCGCCGTGCCGGAGAACCTGATCCGGCTCTCCGTGGGCATCGAGGACGTCGAGGACCTGATCGCCGACCTCGAACAGGCGTTCGCCAACCTCTGA
- the trxA gene encoding thioredoxin: protein MATINITEAQFPQTIEENDIVFVDFWADWCGPCKQFAPVYDSVSQQHEDVVFAKVDTEAEQSLAAAAGITSIPTLMAFREKVLVFSQPGALNSTQFGELVDAVKGLDMKEVHAQIAVQQSEAAQGKAE, encoded by the coding sequence ATGGCAACGATCAATATCACCGAGGCCCAGTTCCCGCAGACTATCGAAGAGAACGACATCGTCTTTGTCGATTTCTGGGCCGACTGGTGCGGCCCCTGCAAGCAGTTCGCCCCCGTCTACGATTCCGTCTCGCAGCAGCACGAGGACGTCGTCTTCGCCAAGGTTGACACCGAAGCCGAGCAGAGCCTGGCCGCGGCGGCCGGCATCACCTCCATTCCCACGCTGATGGCCTTTCGCGAGAAGGTGCTGGTCTTTTCCCAGCCCGGCGCACTGAACTCCACGCAGTTCGGCGAACTCGTCGACGCCGTGAAGGGACTGGACATGAAGGAAGTCCACGCCCAGATCGCCGTGCAGCAGTCCGAGGCAGCCCAGGGCAAGGCAGAATAG